From Rhinoderma darwinii isolate aRhiDar2 unplaced genomic scaffold, aRhiDar2.hap1 Scaffold_4302, whole genome shotgun sequence, one genomic window encodes:
- the GPR65 gene encoding G-protein coupled receptor 65, translated as MYHVNKSLNCTPEHSLDQYLFPSTYILVFVLSVPANCISLYVSYQQVRKKNELGIYLFNLSCSDLFYAFTFPLWIDFSLNHDNWRFTEWLCSWSAYSMHTNLYCSAAFLTCISLDRYLAVVYPFKFQHLRTRRMATYISLGVWTVQSASNIIILLKKETFNNTKDIFCYDIFPMEKWKSYYSLFNVGVGHFLPLLIMIFCYYRIYVAVQNNQATVDKDKQKITQLLLIIVVMFTLSFTPYHIVLLIRSIWEPDDCTFAHTIFVPYKLTVALSSVNCLADPLLYCFMSETGRADARSIMQCCQDKTQSSPTSELQMLPLSVRFKKSKQSDVTEI; from the coding sequence ATGTATCACGTCAACAAAAGTCTTAACTGCACCCCGGAGCACAGCCTAGACCAGTACCTGTTCCCCTCCACTTATATACTGGTGTTCGTGCTGAGTGTCCCGGCCAACTGCATATCACTGTACGTCTCCTACCAGCAGGTGAGGAAGAAGAACGAGCTGGGCATCTACCTGTTTAACCTGTCCTGCTCCGACCTCTTCTACGCGTTCACCTTTCCCTTGTGGATTGACTTCAGTCTGAATCATGATAACTGGAGGTTTACGGAATGGCTCTGCTCATGGAGCGCCTACAGCATGCACACCAATCTGTACTGCAGCGCTGCCTTCCTGACCTGTATATCCCTGGACAGATATCTGGCTGTGGTCTATCCCTTTAAATTTCAGCACCTCAGGACGAGGAGAATGGCGACTTATATCAGCCTCGGAGTGTGGACGGTGCAGAGCGCGTCCAACATCATCATCCTGCTGAAGAAGGAGACCTTCAATAATACCAAAGACATTTTCTGTTACGACATCTTTCCCATGGAGAAATGGAAATCCTATTACAGCCTATTTAATGTCGGCGTCGGCCATTTTCTCCCGTTGCTCATCATGATCTTCTGCTACTACCGGATCTACGTGGCGGTGCAGAATAACCAGGCCACGGTGGACAAGGACAAACAGAAGATCACGCAGCTGCTGCTCATCATCGTGGTCATGTTCACACTCAGCTTCACCCCCTACCACATCGTGCTCTTAATACGGAGTATATGGGAGCCGGACGATTGCACCTTCGCCCATACAATATTTGTTCCATACAAACTGACGGTTGCGTTATCAAGTGTCAACTGCTTAGCCGATCCCCTGCTCTACTGCTTCATGAGCGAGACTGGAAGGGCCGATGCCAGATCCATAATGCAGTGCTGCCAAGACAAGACTCAGTCTTCCCCCACCTCCGAGCTCCAGATGTTACCTCTGTCCGTGAGGTTTAAAAAGAGCAAACAAAGTGATGTCACGGAAATCTAG